One region of Paucibacter aquatile genomic DNA includes:
- a CDS encoding PEP-CTERM sorting domain-containing protein has protein sequence MKLKLIAAVAALAAVASAPALAGIKAVSVGSELFLVVGDNNGSYVLDTGVTFQQMLSLASAGTPGTLLSQSVVGTAGWSEFVSTRPDLFNGASNSVNGIRWSLYVYEGSGGFDLTTKHVLTTVGTGVSATTISNSLTADSFDASFSGTTLPVLGANGTGTHRTQLNGSSYNAVGTVGYAGDRFFNWGSAFTKIGNKVGVDSALVHVNPTDPEDQQIFVSAQAFENVKVSFDGQTIAVTNVSAVPEPETYALMLAGLVAVAFMARRRREV, from the coding sequence CTGAAACTCATCGCTGCCGTCGCAGCCCTGGCCGCTGTTGCCAGCGCCCCCGCCCTGGCTGGCATCAAGGCCGTGTCCGTTGGGTCCGAGCTGTTCCTGGTTGTCGGCGACAACAATGGCTCCTATGTGCTGGACACCGGCGTCACCTTCCAGCAAATGCTGAGCCTGGCCAGCGCCGGCACCCCGGGCACCCTGCTGAGCCAAAGCGTGGTCGGCACCGCCGGCTGGTCCGAGTTCGTGTCCACCCGCCCTGACCTGTTCAACGGCGCTTCCAACAGCGTCAACGGCATCCGCTGGTCGCTGTACGTCTACGAAGGCAGCGGCGGTTTCGATCTGACCACCAAGCATGTGCTGACCACGGTCGGCACCGGCGTCAGCGCCACCACCATCAGCAACAGCCTGACCGCTGACAGCTTCGACGCCAGCTTCTCCGGCACGACTCTCCCGGTCTTGGGTGCGAATGGCACGGGCACCCACCGCACCCAACTCAACGGCTCCAGCTACAACGCTGTGGGTACCGTGGGTTATGCCGGTGACCGCTTCTTCAACTGGGGCAGCGCTTTCACCAAGATTGGCAACAAGGTCGGTGTCGATTCCGCCCTGGTCCATGTCAACCCGACCGACCCGGAAGACCAACAGATCTTCGTCAGCGCCCAAGCCTTCGAGAACGTCAAGGTCAGCTTCGACGGCCAGACCATCGCCGTGACCAATGTTTCCGCCGTGCCGGAACCCGAAACCTATGCCCTGATGCTGGCCGGCCTGGTGGCTGTGGCTTTCATGGCACGCCGCCGCCGCGAAGTCTGA
- a CDS encoding PEP-CTERM sorting domain-containing protein, producing MTYIKDLGINAKEFWITAQQDMGASLFKYLDPDTDEALKTFLGSADLASVRWIVAASNVGNSEGKERNDYVTLNNSGDLATQQKNFKAMSETLTDTLISKDDIFKYLINVESAGQAQILISNLRTEENGSALASNAAGNVLTYAGKSTSFFARGNNLAPGDCVMVATLCMGNPLGTSSWFYKLTPVVTEEGETEGYLPLVYDEFDNLSGDGYWGLIKDPNSSKYVLSYTLAGSNPRSLVSTDFGRSRLSFTDYSAQSGFARQILALAGDDVANAPDAAALFLNGSLAAQQAVTAVPEPQSWGLMALGLLGLAAHARRRSSNSNVLSNGLSNTSSSSGASQA from the coding sequence ATGACCTATATCAAGGATCTCGGCATCAATGCAAAGGAGTTCTGGATCACGGCGCAGCAAGACATGGGGGCCTCTTTGTTCAAATATCTGGACCCCGACACGGATGAAGCCCTGAAGACCTTTCTCGGCAGTGCAGACCTGGCCAGCGTCCGCTGGATCGTTGCTGCGAGCAACGTCGGCAATAGTGAAGGTAAGGAAAGAAACGACTATGTCACCCTGAACAACAGCGGGGACCTGGCCACACAACAAAAGAACTTCAAGGCGATGAGTGAGACCTTGACAGACACGCTGATTTCAAAAGATGACATCTTCAAATACCTGATCAACGTGGAGTCCGCCGGCCAAGCGCAAATCCTCATCAGCAATCTGCGAACGGAGGAGAACGGCAGTGCCCTGGCCAGCAATGCAGCGGGCAATGTGTTGACCTATGCAGGGAAGAGCACCAGCTTCTTTGCAAGGGGCAACAACCTGGCCCCGGGCGATTGCGTCATGGTTGCCACACTGTGCATGGGCAACCCTCTGGGCACTTCGTCTTGGTTCTACAAACTCACGCCCGTAGTCACCGAGGAGGGCGAGACCGAAGGGTACCTCCCCCTTGTCTACGACGAATTCGACAACCTCAGCGGTGACGGCTACTGGGGCTTGATCAAGGACCCCAATTCCAGCAAGTACGTGCTCAGCTACACCCTGGCGGGCTCCAACCCGCGCAGCCTGGTGAGCACCGATTTCGGCCGCAGCCGGCTCTCCTTCACCGACTACAGCGCGCAGAGCGGCTTTGCTCGCCAGATCCTGGCCCTGGCCGGCGACGATGTGGCCAATGCGCCCGATGCAGCGGCGCTCTTCCTCAACGGCAGCCTGGCTGCACAGCAGGCCGTGACGGCCGTGCCCGAGCCGCAGAGCTGGGGCCTGATGGCTCTGGGCCTGCTGGGCCTGGCGGCCCATGCGCGCCGCCGCAGCAGCAACAGCAACGTCCTCAGCAACGGCCTCAGCAACACAAGCAGCAGCAGCGGCGCCTCGCAAGCCTGA